In Actinomycetota bacterium, the genomic stretch ACAGCCCCCTGGCGGAGCAGAAGATCAAGCAGTACACCGAGGCGGGCTACGACAAGCTCCCCATCTGCATGGCCAAGACCCACCTGTCGCTCTCCCATGACCCCAACCTGAAGGGCGCGCCCAAGGGCTTCCGCCTGCCGGTGGTGGATATCAGGCCTTCCATCGGCGCCGGTTTCCTCTACCCGCTGTGCGGCGCCATGCGCACTATGCCCGGGCTTCCCAGCCGCCCGGCGGCGGTTGACGTGGACATCGACGAGAACGGCAGGACCATGGGACTGTTCTGAGAGTGATTTCCGCGTATCGGTGATGAAGGGAGAAGGATGCCCCGGTCCTCGGGACCGGGGCATCTACAAGAAAGGTAAGTCGATCCCTGGGAGGTCGAGCCTTGCAAGAGAGCTGCCGGGTCCTGTTTCTGCCTGATAACCGCTACATCGTGGTTCCCAGGGGCGAGAACCTCCTCAAGGCGGCCATGGACGCCGACGTGCACGTGAACGCCTCCTGCGGCGGTTCCGGTTCATGCGGCAAGTGCCGCGTCTTGATCGAGGAAGGGGAGGTGGAGCGGGAACCCAACCCAAAGCTCTCCGAGGAGGACATCTCGAGGGGATACGCACTGGCCTGCCAGACCAGCGTCCTCTCCGACCTGAAGGTAAACGTCCCCATCGAGTCGCGCATCGGGGACAGGAGGATCTTCGAGCGCAAGGAGCCGGAGCCGGCGCACGGCCACCTGCTCTCCGCGGCCGACTGGGAGAAGCGGCTCCCCCACTGGGAGCTCAATCCCTCCACGCGCAAGATACACCTGGTCCTCGCGGAACCGACACTCGACGACAACGTGAGCGACGCCGAGAGGGTGAAGCGTGGGTTATCCGTGGAGGCTGGACTGCGCGACGTGGTCATCGATTACCCGGTGCTGCAGCGCCTTCCAAACATGCTGCGGCAGAGCGACTGGGACATAACCGTGACCGTCCTGGACAGCGGGGAGGAACTGCGAGCCGTGCGCATCGAGCAGGGAGACACCTCCGGGCGCCAGTCCGCGATCGCCATCGACGTGGGGACCACCACCATATCCGCCGAGCTCATCGACCTGCAGACGGGCGAGGTCACCGCCCGGGCTTCCGACTACAACGCGCAGGTGGCCTTCGGCGAGGACGTCATCACCCGCATAATCTACGCCACGCGCGGCACGGGGCTGGCCAAGCTGCAATCGGTGGTGGTGGGCACCATCTGGAACCTCATCAAGAGCCTGGTGGAACAGGCGGGGATAGAGTACTGCGACATCACCCACCTGGTGGTTTCCGGGAACACCACCATGACCCACCTCCTCCTGGGCCTCAATCCCCGCTATATACGCGAGGAACCCTACATCCCCTCGGCGACCTTCTTCCCCTGGATAAAGTGCAGCGACATCGGGCTGCGCATCGCGGCGGGGGTCTATCTTTACGCTATACCCTGCGTGGCATCTTACGTGGGCGGGGATATCGTCGCCGGTATGCTCGCCGCGGGTATCTTCAACTCCGACAAGCTCACCCTGTATATCGACATCGGCACCAACGGTGAGATGGTCCTGGGAAACCGCGAATGGATGCTCTCCTGCTCCTGCTCGGCGGGACCTGCCTTCGAGGGGGGCGGCGTCAAGCACGGCATGCGGGCAACCCGCGGGGCCATCGAGCAGGTGCGCATCAACAAGGTGAACTACGAGCCCATGATCATCACCGTGGGCCACCGCAAGCCCATCGGCATCTGCGGGTCCGGGCTCATCGATGCCCTCTCCGAGATGTTCCTCACCGGCATCATCAACGAGAAGGGGAAGATAAACACCGATCTCCCCACGGACAGGGTGCGGGCCACGGAAAGCGGGGCCGAATACGTGCTGGTGCGGGCGGAGGACTCGGCGACAAGGCGGGACATCGTCATCACCGAGGTGGACATAGACAACCTCATGCGCGCCAAGGCGGCGGTTTACGCGGGCATAGAGATACTCCTCTCCTCCGTGGACATGGACGTCTCCATGATCGACGAGCTCCTCATCGCCGGGGCCTTCGGCCGCTACCTGGAGGTGGACAAGGCGGTGACCATCGGCTTGTTGCCGGACATCGGGTACGACAAGATGAAATTCGTGGGCAATGGGTCCCTCCTGGGGGCTCACCTCGCCGCGCTCTCCAAGGACATGCTCAACAAGGCCAACGAGATCGCCCGCCAGATGACCTATCTCGAGCTCTCCATGAACCCGGCCTTCATGGAGCATTACCTGTCGGCCCTCTTCTTTCCCCATACCGACCTGGACGCCTTTCCCTCGGTGCGCGAAAGGCTGGAGAGCTACCGCGACGAGCAGCGTTGGGCCAGGGAAGCGGCCGCGGGAGGGGAGGTGGGCTGAGTGGGTTTCGTCATCGCCGTGTCCGGCAAGGGCGGCACCGGGAAGACCACCTTCTCGGCCCTGGCCGTGGACTACCTGGTGCGTACCACCGGCAAGGCCGTGCTCGCGGTGGACGCGGATTCCAACGCCAACCTCGACCAGGCGCTGGGGACGAAGGTGGAGAAGACCATCGGCGCGGTGAGGGAGAACCTCACCGAAAACGTCTCGCGCATGCCGGCGGGCATGTCCAAGGAGGTCTGGGTGGAGACCATGCTGCGCCAGGCCCTGGTGGAGGAGAAGGGCTTCGACCTCATCTCCATGGGGAGGCCGGAGGGGCCGGGTTGCTACTGCTACCTCAACAACATCTTCCGGCGCTACCTGGACATCATGACCGACCAGTACGAGTACGTGGTCATGGACAACGAGGCGGGCATGGAGCATCTCTCGCGGCGCACCACCCGGGGTGTGGACGTGATGTTCATCGCCTCCGATCCCACCGTGCGCGGGATCAGGACCGCCCTGCGCATCCGCGACCTGGCGCGCGAGCTCAAGCTGGACATCCGCCGCGTGGCCCTAGTGGTCTCCCGGGTAAGGGACGGGCTGCCCGAGAACCTGCGCGCCATCGCCGACGAGAGCAACCTGGAGGTAGCCGGCACGGTCCCCGAGGACCCGCTGGTAAGCGCCCTGGACGAGGAAGGGAAGGCCATCGTCTCCCTTCCCCCCGACAGCCCGGCCCGTGTCGCAGTTGATGAGATCCTGGAGCGCTACGTCAAGGGGAGTGGCAGGCGGGGTTGATGACGGGCGCGATAATGCGCTGGTGGTATTTGCCGGAAAAGAGGTGGAATTGCAGGGGAATTGGTGAGATAATCAGGTTTTGGACCGGGGAGGTCTGACGATGTACGTGGAAAAGCCCATGATCGTATTTCTGGACAGGCTCGCCTCCAGGTCACCGGAGCCGGGCGGCGGCGCCGTTTCCGCCCTCACGGGAGCGCTGGGAGCCGCTCTGGTCTCCATGGTAGGCAACCTCACCCTGGGCAAGGAGAAGTACGCGGACGTGCAGGACCAGGTGGAGGAGCTCCTCAAGTCATCCGAAAAACTCCGAGACGAGCTGCAGGGACTCATCCAGAAGGACACCGAGGTCTACGCGGAGGTCTCCGCCGCTTACAAGATGCCACGCGAGAGCGAGGAGGAGAAGGCGGCGCGTGCGGCGAGCATCCAGAAAGCCCTGAAGACCGCCACCGAGGTGCCCTTCGAGATCGCCGAGAAATGTCTCGAGGTGGCGCGCATATCGCTGACGGCGGCGGAGATCGGCAACGTGGGGGCGGTGAGCGACGCCGGCGTGGCGGCGCTCCTGGCCGAGGCGGCGGCGCAGAGCGCGGCGCTCAACGTGAAGATCAACGTCAACAGCATCGAGGACCGCGACTTCGCGGAGGCGAAATGGTCGCGTGTGCAGGAGATCCTCGAGGAGGCGGCGCTCCTGCGGGACCGCGTGGTGAAGCTTACCTACGAAAAGCTGGGATGAGGCACGGCGCCGCCGGCCGCGGGAAGGCCGCTGCAGGGATTCGTGCGGGAACGGGCCTCGCGACGGTGAAGGT encodes the following:
- a CDS encoding DUF4445 domain-containing protein; the encoded protein is MQESCRVLFLPDNRYIVVPRGENLLKAAMDADVHVNASCGGSGSCGKCRVLIEEGEVEREPNPKLSEEDISRGYALACQTSVLSDLKVNVPIESRIGDRRIFERKEPEPAHGHLLSAADWEKRLPHWELNPSTRKIHLVLAEPTLDDNVSDAERVKRGLSVEAGLRDVVIDYPVLQRLPNMLRQSDWDITVTVLDSGEELRAVRIEQGDTSGRQSAIAIDVGTTTISAELIDLQTGEVTARASDYNAQVAFGEDVITRIIYATRGTGLAKLQSVVVGTIWNLIKSLVEQAGIEYCDITHLVVSGNTTMTHLLLGLNPRYIREEPYIPSATFFPWIKCSDIGLRIAAGVYLYAIPCVASYVGGDIVAGMLAAGIFNSDKLTLYIDIGTNGEMVLGNREWMLSCSCSAGPAFEGGGVKHGMRATRGAIEQVRINKVNYEPMIITVGHRKPIGICGSGLIDALSEMFLTGIINEKGKINTDLPTDRVRATESGAEYVLVRAEDSATRRDIVITEVDIDNLMRAKAAVYAGIEILLSSVDMDVSMIDELLIAGAFGRYLEVDKAVTIGLLPDIGYDKMKFVGNGSLLGAHLAALSKDMLNKANEIARQMTYLELSMNPAFMEHYLSALFFPHTDLDAFPSVRERLESYRDEQRWAREAAAGGEVG
- a CDS encoding AAA family ATPase, translating into MGFVIAVSGKGGTGKTTFSALAVDYLVRTTGKAVLAVDADSNANLDQALGTKVEKTIGAVRENLTENVSRMPAGMSKEVWVETMLRQALVEEKGFDLISMGRPEGPGCYCYLNNIFRRYLDIMTDQYEYVVMDNEAGMEHLSRRTTRGVDVMFIASDPTVRGIRTALRIRDLARELKLDIRRVALVVSRVRDGLPENLRAIADESNLEVAGTVPEDPLVSALDEEGKAIVSLPPDSPARVAVDEILERYVKGSGRRG
- a CDS encoding cyclodeaminase/cyclohydrolase family protein: MYVEKPMIVFLDRLASRSPEPGGGAVSALTGALGAALVSMVGNLTLGKEKYADVQDQVEELLKSSEKLRDELQGLIQKDTEVYAEVSAAYKMPRESEEEKAARAASIQKALKTATEVPFEIAEKCLEVARISLTAAEIGNVGAVSDAGVAALLAEAAAQSAALNVKINVNSIEDRDFAEAKWSRVQEILEEAALLRDRVVKLTYEKLG